A genomic stretch from Aedes albopictus strain Foshan chromosome 2, AalbF5, whole genome shotgun sequence includes:
- the LOC134286007 gene encoding uncharacterized protein LOC134286007: MSGRSPGPPGGSERTICRSNVPEWMLGPDDLGQVIVLVLRRKLDDKVPGDQQQENAALPDSIIVGASIELMVGVKEARTISASREGRGTRYILRTSSKTILEKLTKITKLTDGTEVEIVHHPTLNTVQGIVYDTDTINKDENLILDYLKPQGVHAVRRIRKRVNGAFKNTPLLVLSFHGTTVPDIVYFGLLRKEVRGYYPSPMICYNCGYYGHSKKICQQPSICLRCAVQHDVPDGEHCVNPPNCLHCKTGHQTTSRDCPKYQEEEKIVRLKVDKSISITEARRLYAEENKRETFATVVQEQIQQQLAAKDLLIATLQQQVATLTKELAALKEALKSFSHSQPPSPHHQQNTTTTQKPSSKAFSSTHVQQIQPPQTERLSRKDQSGIPPQQEQRENRKNNRQQCTIMTRSRSNKRHMEFSPTEIAHHQGKRTPAPSNKTSTSINAESNNGPGTS, from the coding sequence ATGTCCGGTAGGTCTCCTGGCCCCCCTGGGGGCTCAGAGAGGACAATATGCCGCAGCAACGTACCAGAATGGATGCTTGGTCCGGATGATTTAGGCCAAGTGATTGTACTAGTCTTGCGACGTAAACTGGATGACAAAGTGCCTGGTGATCAACAACAAGAAAATGCTGCCTTACCGGACTCCATCATTGTGGGTGCTTCCATAGAGCTCATGGTTGGTGTGAAGGAAGCCAGAACCATAAGCGCTTCTCGCGAAGGTCGCGGTACACGCTACATTCTTCGCACTAGCTCCAAAACTATTCTCGAGAAGCTCACCAAAATCACGAAACTGACAGACGGCACTGAGGTTGAAATCGTCCATCATCCTACGCTCAACACCGTTCAAGGAATAGTGTATGATACGGACACCATCAACAAAGACGAGAATCTGATTCTGGACTACCTCAAACCCCAGGGTGTTCATGCAGTAAGGAGAATCAGGAAACGAGTAAACGGCGCTTTTAAGAATACTCCACTATTGGTTCTGTCCTTCCATGGCACCACTGTGCCGGATATTGTCTACTTTGGACTACTGCGTAAAGAAGTCAGGGGTTACTACCCTTCGCCCATGATCTGCTACAACTGTGGATACTACGGACACTCTAAGAAAATCTGCCAGCAGCCCAGCATCTGCCTACGATGTGCCGTCCAACATGATGTTCCCGATGGCGAACATTGTGTCAATCCGCCAAACTGTCTTCACTGCAAGACTGGACATCAAACGACTTCGCGAGACTGCCCTAAATACCAAGAGGAGGAGAAAATTGTTCGTTTGAAAGTCGACAAAAGCATTTCAATTACTGAAGCAAGACGCCTGTACGCAGAAGAAAATAAACGGGAAACTTTTGCAACAGTTGTACAAGAACAAATCCAACAACAACTGGCTGCCAAAGATCTCCTAATAGCTACATTGCAGCAACAAGTAGCTACACTAACAAAAGAGCTCGCCGCTTTGAAAGAAGCACTGAAATCATTCTCCCACAGTCAACCACCATCACCACACCATCAACAGAATACTACCACTACCCAGAAACCGTCTTCTAAAGCTTTTTCAAGTACACATGTGCAGCAAATTCAACCACCACAAACCGAGCGGCTATCTAGGAAGGACCAATCAGGTATCCCGCCGCAGCAAGAGCAACGAGAAAACCGCAAAAACAACAGACAGCAGTGCACTATCATGACTCGTAGTAGAAGCAATAAACGGCACATGGAATTCTCACCTACAGAAATAGCGCACCACCAGGGCAAACGAACGCCAGCACCGTCGAACAAAACCAGTACATCCATCAACGCAGAATCAAATAATGGACCAGGAACCTCATAA